Proteins encoded within one genomic window of Humulus lupulus chromosome 1, drHumLupu1.1, whole genome shotgun sequence:
- the LOC133801061 gene encoding exosome complex component RRP41-like, with product MAGTTPTTYSPLLKTQKKGSKNNDVDWVRPDGRDFHQCRLAFFRTGAVNAAAGSAYAEFGNTKVIVSVFGPRESKKAMMYSDIGRLNCNVSYTTFATPVRGQGSDNKEFSSMLHKALEGAIILETIPKTTVDVFALVLESGGSDLPVVISCASVALADAGIMMYDLVTSVSVSCLGKNLIIDPVLEEESSQDGNLMITCMPTRYEVTQLTITGEWSTPKVNEGMQLCLDACSKLAKIMRTCLKEAASASDE from the exons ATGGCTGGAACAACTCCGACTACATACTCTCCATTGCTGAAGACCCAGAAAAAGGGTTCCAAAAACAACGACGTGGATTGGGTCCGACCTGATGGCCGTGATTTTCACCAATGCAGACTTGCCT TTTTCAGGACTGGGGCTGTAAATGCTGCTGCTGGATCTGCTTATGCAGAGTTTGGGAATACAAAGGTCATTGTGTCTGT ATTTGGGCCAAGAGAGAGTAAGAAGGCAATGATGTACAGTGATATTGGAAGATTGAATTGTAATGTGAGCTATACGACTTTTGCTACTCCAGTACGTGGACAG GGATCCGACAACAAGGAATTTTCTTCAATGCTTCATAAAGCTTTGGAAGGTGCTATCATTTTGGAAACCATCCCCAAAACAACTGTTGACGTTTTTGCATTGGTGTTGGAATCTGGTGGCA GTGATCTGCCTGTTGTAATTTCATGTGCTAGTGTAGCCCTGGCAGATGCAGGGATAATGATGTATGACCTTGTAACTTCAGTTTCAGTG TCTTGTCTTGGAAAAAACCTCATAATTGACCCAGTTTTGGAAGAGGAAAGCTCCCAAGATGGAAACTTAATGATAACGTGTATGCCTACTCGATACGAGGTCACTCAGCTTACTATCACAGGGGAATGGTCAACCCCAAAAGTTAACGAG GGAATGCAGCTATGCCTGGATGCTTGTTCAAAGCTTGCGAAGATCATGAGAACATGTTTGAAAGAAGCTGCTTCCGCTTCTGATGAATAG